From the Campylobacter volucris genome, the window TTTGGATCATTTAAAAATGGGGTTAATCAAAGGATTAAAGGATTTTCCTTTTAGAGTATATGAAGACGAAAAAATAAGTGAGTATTTATTTCCTATCGTAGAAAGCATTATACAAACTTGTCTTGAAAATAATCAAAATTTAATTATAGAAGGAATTTATCTTACTCCTAAAAGAATTCAAAAATTTAAAAATAACGCTTTAATAAAGATATTCTATATTATTTTTTCAAAAGAATATATTTTGCAAAATTATAAATTAATATATCAAAAAGAAAATATTATAGAAACTCGTTTAACCAGTGAAAAAGAAAATATAAATATTTTAATATCAAATCATAAGTATTTAAAATCACAATGTGAAAATTTTAATTTAGCTTTTTTAGAAATTAAAAAAGACTATGAAATTGAAATTCAAAAAGCTTTTGATTTTTTTGTATAATTTTAATTTTAAATAGGAGAAATTATATGAGATATGGTGAAAAAGAGATAAAGGAATTTAGCGTAGAAAATATGGAAGTTTGGCCAAATGATGCTAAAAATGATTATGTGATTAAGATCACTTTACCTGAATTTATGTGTTGTTGTCCGCGTAGTGGATATCCTGATTTTGCTACTATTTATCTTGAATATATACCAAATAAATTAGTAGTAGAGCTTAAAGCTATAAAACTTTATATAAATACTTTTATGCATAGAAATGTTTCACATGAAGCAAGTATAAATGAAATTTATAATACTTTAAAAGAAAAATTAGATCCAAAATGGATAAAAGTAGTTGGCGATTTTAATCCACGCGGTAATGTTCATACTGTTATAGAATGTAGATCAGATTTAGTAGTACCAAAATAAAATATTTGTTTTAAAAATTCCATTTTTAAAAATATAAATTAAATTTATATTAAATATAATAATTATATATTTTAAACACTTTTACTTTTAGAAACACTTTTTATATAAATAGGATACTTTTTATATTATTTTATAAAAAAGTATCTTAGAATTTACTCGAATTTACATTTTAAGGATAAATACAATGGAAAAGTATCAATTAGATCAAGAACAAAATTCACAAGAAGATCGTAGAGGCTTTTTAAAAAATTTAGGTATTACTTTGCTTGGAGCTAGTGCTTTGGCAAATGTTTCTTTTGATAATTATTTTTTAGGTAGTCAAGCACTTGCTAAAGAATTAGATAGTTTTAAAATCGATGGAAAAAAAGATGTGATTTATCATGGGGAAAGACCTATGACAGCAGAAACACAAATTTATGCTTTAGATCCTGATTTTACAAGACCTGAAAATTTCTTTGTAAGAAATAATGGTGTTCCACCTGAAATGAGTACAATAAAAGAAAGAATGAAAAAAGGTTGGACACTTGAAATTGGCGGAGAAAGTGTAAAAACTGCAAAAACATACACTCTAGATGAACTAAAGAAAAAATTCAAACATTATACCTATGCATTGACTTTAGAATGCGGTGGTAATGGTAGAGGTGAAGTTATACCTAGCACTAAAGGGACTCAATGGGGTTATGGAGCTGTTGCTTGTGGTAGATGGACAGGAGTTAGACTAAAAGATATTTTAGAAGATTGTGGTGTAAAAGATGATGCTGTTTATATAGGGTATTATGGAATCGATACTAAATTAAATGGTGAAGAAGCTTCTCCTATTAGTAGAGGTGTGCCTATTAAAAAAGCTATGCAAGATGAAACATTAGTTGCTTGGGCTTATGAGGGTAAAGATATACCTTGGATCAATGGTTATCCACTTCGTTTAGTTTGTGGAGGATACCCTGCGAGTACAAGTGGTAAATGGCTTTCAAAAATTGTTGTAAGAAATAAAGTTCATGATGGTGAAAAAATGGACACTTCTTATAAAGTTCCAGTAAATCCTGTAAAACCAGGTGATTTTACATCTAAAGTTGAAATGAAAATCATCGAATCAATGCCAGTAAGATCTATCATCACTAACATCAAAAATAACACAAAAATTAAAGCAAATAAAAAATTTGAAGTTAGAGGAAAAGCTTGGGCGGGCGAGTTAGAAGTAAAAGAAGTATATGTAAGTAATGATTATGGTGTAACTTGGACTAAAGCAAAAGTTGAAAAACCTTTAAATCGTCTTGCATGGCAAAAATGGAGCACTCAAATTTCAATCCCAACAAAAGGATATTATGAAATTTGGGCTAGAGCAGTTGATAGTGAAGGAAATAGTCAGCCTATGGTTTTAGCACAATGGAATCCGGGTGGTTATATCAACAATGCTTGTCATAGAATAAATGTTCTTGGAGTATGAGATGTTTAAAAAAATAATCTTAGTTTTATGTATAGGATTTTCTTTTCTTTTTGCAAATGCGCAATATAAAGTAAATCCTGATACAGGATTGATTATAGATCCAGATTCTCCTTTAGTGGAAGCTAATTGTTTAGCTTGTCATGGCTCAGGACTTATCACTAATATGCGTGCAAGCAAACAAGCTTGGCTTGCTGCTATTAGATGGATGCAAGAATCAGAAGGTTTATGGGAAATTCCTGCAGATGATGAGGAAAAAATTTTAAATTATTTAACTAAATATTACGGGGAAAAATACGATACTAGAAGAAGAATCCCTTTAAATGTTTTGTTAGAAAAATAAAAATTTAGGATATAATTAATAAATTATAAACCAAAAGGAGTAAAATATGAAGTTAAAATCTTTAAGTATTATCGCAAGCATTGCTTTGCTTTCTAATGTAGCTATAGCAGATGAAAATTCTGGTTTGCTTTTAGGTGTTGATGCTGGTTGGTTTCATACTCAAATAGATAGTAGTATCAAACATAGAAATAATGGACAAAAAGCAAATTTTAATGGTGATTTAGAAGGTAATATCCCTGTTTTTGGTTTAAAAATAGGCTATCGTATTAATGAAAATCATAGAGTATATAGTGCTTATAATTATTCAAGCGAAATGAGTGATGTGATTACCATTCCTAGATTTACAATAGATGGGGAATTTGATACTCATAAGATTTTATTTGGTTATGATTTTACTCCAAAGGTATTTGACAATACAAGAGCTGTTTTAGGACTTTATGGTGGGTATGCTAGAACTGATCTTACTTTAAAAACAGGTCGTTTATCTTTATCTGAAAATTTTGATGGTTTTACTTACGGAGCAAAAATAGGTGCTTTATATGAACTAAATCTTTCAAATGAGATAGAATTTGGTTTTAAAGTGGAAAAAACTACCTATACTTCAAGAAATTTTTATAAAGACTCAATAGGATCAAATTTTTATAATCCTGAGCAAACTAACTATGGTTTATATCTAGGTTATACTTATAAATTCTAGGAGTAAAAATGCCAAAAGATGCAAATGGTGCAGAATTAAATGCAGGTGATAGTGTAAGCGTCATAAAAGATTTAAAAGTTAAAGGAGCAGGTGCTACTTTAAAGCGTGGCACCACTATCAAAAATATCAAATTAACAAACAAAGATACTGAGATTGAAGCTAAGGTTGATAAATTTGGTATGATAGTATTAAAAACAGAATTTCTTAAAAAAATTTAAATAAATTCTCAAAAAATTATTTTTGAGAATTTTCTTCTATACAATGTTTAAAAATAAATTGATGTTCTTGTGGTAAGGTTTCAAACAAAGCATTAGCTAAATTTCTAATCTCCCAAAGGGCTGATTTAGAACTTCTTAAAGTAAGAAAATTTTGCAAACTTCTTGCGTTTATAGTTAGAGTGAGTTCGGTTTTGTAGCTTTCTGGTAAGCAGTATTTTGCTATATCTAAACTTATGCTATTTTGTAAAATTAAACGCAAATTTTCTAAAGCTTTTATGCTTGCATTATCTACTACTTCATTTCCTGTTAATACTAAGTATCTTTTGGCATTTTCAAAATCATTTTCTTTAAATTCATTTTCATTTTTGAGTTCTTTTAAAGTATATCTTGTGCTTTTTACACTAGGACTAGTGTGACGATGTCTTGCAACTTCTTGCAAGCAAGCTCTTGAAATGCCTTGTATATAAAAAGTATAATTTAAATGTTCTAAAGTTGAAGCGTGTTTAAATTTATTTCCTACACGATCGATTAATTCTTTATCTTTTTCTCCTCCACAATCGCCTTTATCAAAACTTTGCCAACAAGTTCTTGTAGCATGTGAGCACACGCTTAGTGGAGTGTAGTTTAATAATGTAATCTTCATCAATTATCCTTATAAAAAATAAGCTAATTTTACAAAAAAAGTTTATAAAAATAAAATTTTTTATTGGTTATAATTTTAAAAAAATAGCAAGGTAATTTTATGAAATTAAAACAAACTAAATATATATTTGTAACGGGCGGAGTTTTAAGTTCTTTAGGCAAAGGTATCGCAGCAGCTTCAATCGCTACAATTTTAAAAAATTCAGGTTTAAAAGTAAGTATTTTAAAAGCTGATCCTTATATAAATGTAGATCCTGGCACTATGAGCCCTTTAGAACATGGAGAAGTTTTTGTAACTGATGATGGAGCTGAAACGGATCTTGATTTGGGTCATTATGAAAGATTTTTAAATGAAAGTTTGTCTCAAGATAATAATTTTACCACAGGAAGAGTTTATCAAAGCGTCATAGAAAAGGAAAGAAGAGGAGATTATCTTGGTAAAACTATACAAGTTATCCCTCATATAGTAGATGAAATAAAAGATCGTATAAAAAAAGCTGGGATAGATAAAGATATTTTGATAGTAGAAATTGGTGGAACGGTTGGCGATATAGAAGGTTTGCCATTTTTAGAAGCTATTAGAGCTTTAAAGCTTGAAGTTGGAAAGTATAATGCTATCAATATACATTTAACTTTGGTGCCTTTTATAAAAGCAGCAGGAGAGCTTAAAACTAAGCCAACGCAACATAGTGTTGGAGAGCTTCGTCGTATAGGTATAAGCCCTGATATGATTATATGTAGAAGTGAAAAATCTTTAGATAAAGACTTAAAAGAAAAAATTGCAATTTCATGTGGAGTTGAAAAAAATTGTGTTATAGAAAGTGTTGATGCAGCAAGTATTTATCAAATTCCATTGAATTTTTTAAGTCAAGATATTTTAAGTGCTATTGCAAATTTGCTTGATTTAAAAGATTTAAAGCCAAATATGAATGAATGGGATATTTTAGTAAAAAGGGTTATAGCTCCAAGCAATGAATTAAACATTGCTTTTGTTGGAAAATATGTTGATTTAAAAGAAAGTTACAAAAGTTTAACTGAAGCTATTATCCATGCTGGCGCAGCTTTAGATGCAAGGGTAAATTTAAAATGGATTGATAGTGAAAAATTAGAAAATTCTAATATAGAAGAAAATTTTAAAGATGTAAGTGGGATTTTAGTAGCTGGTGGTTTTGGATATCGTGGTGTAGAAGGTAAAATTCAAGCTATAAAATATGCAAGAGAAAATAAAATTCCATTTTTGGGAATTTGTTTAGGGATGCAGCTTTCTTTAATAGAATTTGCAAGAAATGTTTTAAAACTTGAAGATGCAAATTCGAGTGAATTTGACAAAAATTGTAAAAATCTTATTATATTTTTGATTGATGAATTTATTGATTCTAGCGGTAAAAAACAAATTAGAACAAGCAAAACCCCACTTGGTGGAACTATGAGACTTGGATCTTATGAGTGTCATATAAAAGAGAATACTTTGCTTAGCAAAGTCTATAATGGTCAAAAAATAGTAAAAGAACGCCATCGTCATCGCTATGAAGCAAATCCAAAATATAAAGATATTTTTGAAAAAAATGGACTTATAATTAGTGGAGAAAATGATGGGTTAGTTGAAGCTATAGAATTAAAAAATCACCCATTTTTCTTAGCAGTGCAATTTCACCCAGAATTTACTTCTCGTTTGGTGAAAGTAAATCCTGCGATTTTTTCTTTTATAAAAGCATCGTTAGATAAAAAATATGTTAAATAAAGCACAAATTAAACAAATTTTACATCAGCGTTTTGAAAATGATATCCATGTAAAACTTTGTGATCTTCCTATGCCTTCTTGTTTAAAAGATGTTTTTAAAGGAGCTTTGCGTATAAAAGAAGCCATTGAAAAAAATCAAAAAGTTGCTATAGTTGGTGATTATGATGTAGATGGGGTTATTTCTTGTGTTATATTTTCAGAATTTTTTGATGATATAGGTTTTGATTATATAGTTAAAATTCCAAATCGTTTTAAAGATGGCTATGGTTTAAATGAAGAAATTATTAATGAACTTGGATCAATTGATCTAATTATCACTGTAGATAATGGCATAGCCGCTGTTGAAGCAGCAAAAATGTGTAAAGAAAAAGGCATTGATTTAATTATTACAGATCATCATATGCCACCTGCTATTTTACCCGATGCCTATGCTATTATTAATCCAAAACAGCAAGATTGTGATTTTCCTAATGTTGAAATTTGTGGAGCCCAAGTTGCGTGGTATTTGATTGGAGCTATAAAAGAAGTTTGTAAAATTAATTATGATATGTGTAAATTTATCGAGCTTTTGGCTATTGCTATTATAGCTGATATGATGGAGCTTAGGGATTTAAATAGAGCTTTGGTAAGAAAAGGCATAGAATGTATTAACTCTTCTAATCGTGTTGCATTTAAAGCCATACGAAAATATTTTGGAAAAGATAAATTTGAAATTGATAATATTAGCTTTTTAATAGCACCATTAATCAATAGCGCAGGAAGAATGGATGATGCTATCATTTCTTATAAATTTTTACATTCAAAGAATATGGATGAGGTGATGGATTATTTAGAGCAAATTGTCTCTTATAATAATAACCGCAAAGATGAAGAAAGAGAGCTTTTTAAGCAATGTCTAGAGCAAGTTGATGAAAATAATAGTGTGATCATTGTTAATGGTTGTAATTGGCATGAAGGGGTTTTAGGCATAGTAGCAAGTAGGTTAGCAAAGCATTTTAATAAACCTGCGTTTGTATTTTCACAATGTGAAGATAGAGCTAAAGCAAGTGTTAGAAGTGTTGGACAAATTGATATTTTAGAAGTGATAGAAAAAGCTAAAGAATTAGTTTTAAGCTATGGCGGACACAAAGGTGCGGCTGGAGTAATGGTTCATGTAGATCAATTTGAGTTGTTTAAAAATAGACTTAATGAAATTTGTGCTCAAATTCCAAAAGAGGATTTTTATAGTTCAGATGAAGTTCTTGGTAGTATTGATCCTAATGAAGTTGATTTTGAACTTTTAGAAATTTTAGAATTTTTTGAGCCATTTGGCCATAAAAATCCAAGACCATATTTTAAATTTAATCAGCTTTTTGTAAAAAATAAAAAATATATAGGTAAAGATGAAAAGCATATTAAATTGATTTTAACTTATGATAATAAGACATTAGAAGCTTTGTTTTTTAATTATGATTATGAGCCAAATATAGGTGAAAATATTAGTTTAATTGCAAGTATTTCTAAAAATAATTTTAGAGGTTTAATTACCCCTCAGCTTACCATAAAAGAGATTATAAAATAGTATTTAGGACTAGTATGATTCAAAAATTATTATTGTTTTTTATATTTCAAGGTATCGTTTATGCTTATGAAACAAAAATTTTTGTTAATAATACCTATATACCTGAAAATTTTTACAAATATGACAAAGACTTTAAAAATGCAGCTAAAAAGTATAATATACCTGTATTTTTACTAAAAGCTATAGCTTTAACTGAAAATGCTTCTTTTGAGCATGATAGTATAGGTATTAATAAAAATAAAACTAAAGATTATGGATTAATGCAAATTAATAGCATTCATTTAAAGCGTTATGGAATTAGCAAAAAAGATATACAAAGAGCTTGTGTTAATATAGATACAGCAGCAAGATTGTTATATGAAATTATACAAAAACATGGTTTTAATTGGGATGCTATAGGTAGATACCACTCTTCTAATGAAAAATATAAAAATATATGGCTTAATAAAGTAGCAAAAAATTTTATAACAGTAATTTTTAAAGATATAAATGATCTTATAGTAGTAGAAAAAATTAGGGTAACAAAGCTTATGTATTTATTACTTAGTTTTAATGAAAAACAATATTTACATCTAGCAAATAATTAATTATAAATTTTCTTGTTTTAAAGCTTGAGCTTGATGATAAGTAATTAATGGCTCTATGATTTCATCAAAAAGACCACCTTCTAAAATCGCATCAAGTCTATATAGAGTAAGATTTATTCTATGATCGCTAATTCTATTTTGAGGGAAATTATAAGTGCGTATGCGTTCGCTTCTATCGCCGCTTCCAACTTGAGATTTTCTTGCTTGACTTTCTTTTGCTAAGCGTTCTTGTTCTTGCATTTCAAAAAGTCTTGCTTTTAAAACTTTCATGGCACTTTCTTTATTTTTATGCTGACTTTTACCATCTTGATTTACCACTACTATACCAGTTGGGATATGGGTAATTCTTACAGCACTATCTGTGGTATTTACACTTTGTCCGCCATGACCGCTACTGCGCATTACATCAATTTTTAAATCGTTTGGATTGATTTGAATTTCTACATCATCAACTTCAGGCATAATAGCTACTGTAATAGCTGAAGTATGGACTCTTCCTTGTGATTCAGTTTCAGGAACTCTTTGAACCCTATGGGTGCCACCTTCATATTTTAATCTAGAATAAGCTCCATTTCCTTTTATAAGAAGGATGATTTCTTTAAATCCACCAACACTTCCTTCGCTTGAGCTGACTATTTCGTATTTATAATCACGATTTTCAGCATAGCGTATATAAGCTTTTACCAAATCTCCAACAAACAAAGAAGCCTCATCGCCACCAGTTCCAGCACGAATTTCTAAAAAGATATTTTTATCATCATTTGGATCTTTTGGTAATAAAAGGATTTTTAGCTCTTCTTCGAGTTTAGGTTTTAAAAGTTCTAAATTTTTTAATTCTTCTTTGGCTAATTCTCCAAGCTCAAGATCAGATAATAGAACCTTATTTTCTTCTATATCCTCTAAAGTTTTAAGATATTCTTGGGCTTTTTCTACTATAGGTTCTAAATTTTTTTGCTCTTTTGATAGAGCAGTCATTTTGGAAATATCATTGGAGATATTAACATCGCTTAAGAGAGCATTAAGCTCATCAAAGCGTGCTAAAAAAGGTTTGAGTTTATCAGCTAACATTAAATTATGCTATTTTATTTACCAACAATGCTAATCTACTTACACGGCGTGAAGCAGTTTGTTTTTTCAAAAATCCACGACTTACCATAGCATGGATGCTTTTATTTGCTACTTTTAATGCATTTATTGCTGCTTCTTTGTCGCTATTTGCTGCTGCCTCGCGAACTGCTTTAGTAATGTTTTTTAATCTTGTTCTATAAAATCTATTTCTTTCAGTTCTTTTTATAGTTTGTCTTGCTCTTTTTTCAGCAGATTTATGGTTTGCCATAACATTCCTTTTTTATAAATTAAGTTGATAATTATACAAAAAATAAATTAAATTTTTATAAATTTAAGCGATATTAAAGTATTTAGAATGCGAACTATTAAAGTTTAAATTGCTTACTTGTTTTAATATTTTATATTATTAAATTTTAGAAAATCTCTTAATTTATCATACTCTCCATTTTCTAAATAGCGATATTTTCCAGCTTTCAATACACCAAGATCTAAAGCACCAAAAGCCACTCTTTTAAGATCCATTACTTCTAGATCAAAATGTCCAAAAAATCTTCTAAGTTCTCTATTTTTACCTTCATTGATAATTACTTTTAGTTTGGTAAATCCTCCACTTGATCCAAAAATTTCAAAATCCAAAAAAGGAGCAAAACTCATAGATGTTATTTTAGTTTTTGCGTGAGCTCCTTTTGTTTCATTTTGAATTTCTAAACCATTTTGCATAGCCTCTATGACATTTTTGTCTACAATACCTTTAACTTTTAAATAATACTCTCTTTCTAAATCGCTATGCATTAACGCATCAGCTATTACAGGAGAGTCTGTTAGTAAAAGCAACCCCTCACTTGCAAAGTCTAATCTTCCTACACTAAGCCAAGTGTTAAATTGTCTAGGCAAGCTATCATAAATAGTTTTTCTGCCTCTATCATCTTTTTTACTAACTATTTCACCCTTTTGTTTGTGATAAATGATGACTGAAAATTGTGTTTTTTTATGTAATTTTTTACCATTTATAAAAATTTTATCATCTTCTTTTACACTATCGCTTAATTTTGCAATCTTGTGATTTATTTTAACCAAATCTTGCTTTATAAGCTCATCAGCTTCACGGCGTGAATATTTGCTATTGTGTGAGATAAATTTGTTAATTCTCATTTTCACTCATTTTATACTACAAATATTGTTGGAACTATGGTTGGATATTTTTTAATTTTTTTAAATATATGTTTTTTTAACACTTGTCTAATTTGTGCTTCTAAAATTTTTGGATTGTTTAAAATTTCATCCTTTATATTTGGTAAAAATTGACTTAAAACATCACTCATTTCTTTAGAAAATGCTCCATCTTGCTTATCTGCTACCAAGCCATAACTAAAAACTCTTGGTTTGTTTATAAGTGTTTTGGTTTCTTTATTTAGTTGAGCAATAATAACCACTATGCCACTATCTGCTAATTTTTGTCTATCTATCACAACATCATCAGCGATTTGTTTATTGATTTGATTGTCTACAAAAACCTTGCCTGTTTTGACTGTTTTTACGCGTTTGATGTATTTTTGGCAAAGCTCTACTTGATCACCATCACTCATTAAGTAAATGTTTCTTTCAGGAATTCCACATTTAATAGCTGTTTCTTTATGCTTGTTTATGTGATTATATTCTCCATGGACAGGTAGGAAAAATTTAGGTTTTACTAAGGTTAGCATTAGTTTTTGCTCTTCTATACTAGCATGTCCGCTTACATGAATTTCGCTAAATTCTTGATAAGCTACTTTTGCTCCTGCTTTTAAAAGAAAATCAAGCACAGCAGAAACATTTGCTTCATTTCCAGGTATAGCTTTAGCTGAGATGATTACTTGATCGCTAGGTTTAATTTTGATAAATTTATGCTCATCTGTAGCCATTCTATATAAAGCACTCATTGTCTCACCTTGGCTTCCTGTGGTAACTATAAGCACTTCATTGTCTTTGTATTTGCTTACCTCATCTGCATCAATGAAAATTTTTCTATCTAGCTTAATATATCCAAGTTCCATAGTTGTATATAAATTTCTTTCCATAGAACGACCTATAACACATACTTTTCTTCCATATTTTAAGCCATAGCTAATTGCTTGATAGACTCTGTGTATATTTGAGCTAAAAGTGCTCATTATCACCCTGCCTTTAGTCTTAGAAAAAATTTGATCAAAAGTAGGTCCTACAGAACTTTCGCTTTTTGTGTAGCCTTCTTTGTATGAATTTGTACTATCGCTTAAAAGACACAAAACTCCTTCTTCTCCATATTGAGCTAAACGATTTAAATCGCTTGGATATCCATCGATTGGAGTTTGGTCTATTTTAAAATCTCCTGTATGTATTATAGTTCCTGCTTTGGTTTTTATGGCCAATGCTGAAGCATCAATGATAGAATGGGTTATATGTATCCATTCTATATCAAAATCACCTATTTCATAAATTTGTCTTTTTGTTACTGGTCTAAACCATTTGCGTTCAGCTTTTAATCCATGCTCTTCAAATTTGTTTGAAATCATTCCAAGAGCTAATGGGGTAGCATAAATTGGAAATTGAAATTCTTTAAAAAAATACGGCACGGCGCCTATATGATCTTCATGTGCATGAGTGATGATGATGGCTCTAATTTTATTTTTGATTTTTCTTATATAATCAAAATCAGGTATGATGATATCTACTCCATGCATAGTACCATCTGGGAAACTCATACCTATATCAACTACAATCGCATCATTGTTTGTTTCAAAAACGGTTATATTTCCACCTATTTCCCCAAGTCCTCCAAGAGGAGTAATTTTGATTTTATGCTCGCTTTGATTATTGTGTTTTAAAGGGTGCAATCTTAACTCATGCATAAGTTTGTTTGCTTCTATGCTTTTTGCAAGTTCTATTTGCCAATCTTCATTACCATTTAATTTCGAAGGCAAATTGCGATTTTTCTTTTTTTTCTTTTTATCATCAGAATTGGTAGAATTTTCTATATTATTAGCATTTTCTTCTGCTGTATTTTCAAAATTTTTCTTTTTTTTATTTTTGAATTTGTTATATCTTTTAGCTTTATTTTGCTCTAAAGTTTTGTTTTCCTCGTTCATAGTTATCCTTTAAATACTTAAAAATTTTAAGGTATTGATCAACGCTTATTTCATGAGCCCTTGAAGTGGGCACTATTTTTAATGTATTGAAAATTTCTAAAATTTTTTCTTTTTTATCTTTAAAATTTGATATTAATTGCTTTCTTGGATTTTGAAAACAAATTCTAAGAAAAGCTTTAAAATCTTCTAAATTTTCAATTTTTTGCTCATAAGTCGCTATTTTTTCGAGCTTCATCACAGCTGAAGTAACTTTTGGAGGCGGATTGAAACTTTCTGGTTTGATTTCAAATAATAAATTTCTTTTACAAATCAATTCACAAAGAATACTTAATGCCGAAAAATTACTTTCTTTAAAATTTGCACAAAATTTTTGCGCGACTTCTTTTTGCACCATAACGATAAGCCCTAGACATTTTTTATCTTCTAAGGCTTGTAAAATTAAATTTGTAGCAATATAATAAGGTAAATTTGCTACTAAAAAATACTCTTCCTTGCTTAAATTTCCATTTTCAAAAGCTAAACTAGCGTCTTGATGGATAAGCTCGAAATTTCCACCTTGAATTTCATTTTGAAATTTTTTATTTAAAATAGGAATCAAATCTTTATCAATCTCATAAGCTCTTAGTTGAACTTGTGGGATTTTCAAAAGTTCTTGCGTTAAATCACCTAAGCCAGGCCCAATCTCAACTATATTTGTAGTATCTTTGGGTATGGCTTGAGTGATTTTCATTATCACGCTCTTATCGCATAAAAAATTTTGTCCAAAATGTTT encodes:
- the prfA gene encoding peptide chain release factor 1, whose amino-acid sequence is MLADKLKPFLARFDELNALLSDVNISNDISKMTALSKEQKNLEPIVEKAQEYLKTLEDIEENKVLLSDLELGELAKEELKNLELLKPKLEEELKILLLPKDPNDDKNIFLEIRAGTGGDEASLFVGDLVKAYIRYAENRDYKYEIVSSSEGSVGGFKEIILLIKGNGAYSRLKYEGGTHRVQRVPETESQGRVHTSAITVAIMPEVDDVEIQINPNDLKIDVMRSSGHGGQSVNTTDSAVRITHIPTGIVVVNQDGKSQHKNKESAMKVLKARLFEMQEQERLAKESQARKSQVGSGDRSERIRTYNFPQNRISDHRINLTLYRLDAILEGGLFDEIIEPLITYHQAQALKQENL
- the rpsT gene encoding 30S ribosomal protein S20, whose product is MANHKSAEKRARQTIKRTERNRFYRTRLKNITKAVREAAANSDKEAAINALKVANKSIHAMVSRGFLKKQTASRRVSRLALLVNKIA
- a CDS encoding pseudouridine synthase codes for the protein MRINKFISHNSKYSRREADELIKQDLVKINHKIAKLSDSVKEDDKIFINGKKLHKKTQFSVIIYHKQKGEIVSKKDDRGRKTIYDSLPRQFNTWLSVGRLDFASEGLLLLTDSPVIADALMHSDLEREYYLKVKGIVDKNVIEAMQNGLEIQNETKGAHAKTKITSMSFAPFLDFEIFGSSGGFTKLKVIINEGKNRELRRFFGHFDLEVMDLKRVAFGALDLGVLKAGKYRYLENGEYDKLRDFLKFNNIKY
- a CDS encoding ribonuclease J yields the protein MNEENKTLEQNKAKRYNKFKNKKKKNFENTAEENANNIENSTNSDDKKKKKKNRNLPSKLNGNEDWQIELAKSIEANKLMHELRLHPLKHNNQSEHKIKITPLGGLGEIGGNITVFETNNDAIVVDIGMSFPDGTMHGVDIIIPDFDYIRKIKNKIRAIIITHAHEDHIGAVPYFFKEFQFPIYATPLALGMISNKFEEHGLKAERKWFRPVTKRQIYEIGDFDIEWIHITHSIIDASALAIKTKAGTIIHTGDFKIDQTPIDGYPSDLNRLAQYGEEGVLCLLSDSTNSYKEGYTKSESSVGPTFDQIFSKTKGRVIMSTFSSNIHRVYQAISYGLKYGRKVCVIGRSMERNLYTTMELGYIKLDRKIFIDADEVSKYKDNEVLIVTTGSQGETMSALYRMATDEHKFIKIKPSDQVIISAKAIPGNEANVSAVLDFLLKAGAKVAYQEFSEIHVSGHASIEEQKLMLTLVKPKFFLPVHGEYNHINKHKETAIKCGIPERNIYLMSDGDQVELCQKYIKRVKTVKTGKVFVDNQINKQIADDVVIDRQKLADSGIVVIIAQLNKETKTLINKPRVFSYGLVADKQDGAFSKEMSDVLSQFLPNIKDEILNNPKILEAQIRQVLKKHIFKKIKKYPTIVPTIFVV
- the rsmA gene encoding 16S rRNA (adenine(1518)-N(6)/adenine(1519)-N(6))-dimethyltransferase RsmA, yielding MIKAKKHFGQNFLCDKSVIMKITQAIPKDTTNIVEIGPGLGDLTQELLKIPQVQLRAYEIDKDLIPILNKKFQNEIQGGNFELIHQDASLAFENGNLSKEEYFLVANLPYYIATNLILQALEDKKCLGLIVMVQKEVAQKFCANFKESNFSALSILCELICKRNLLFEIKPESFNPPPKVTSAVMKLEKIATYEQKIENLEDFKAFLRICFQNPRKQLISNFKDKKEKILEIFNTLKIVPTSRAHEISVDQYLKIFKYLKDNYERGKQNFRAK